Proteins encoded within one genomic window of Rhododendron vialii isolate Sample 1 chromosome 1a, ASM3025357v1:
- the LOC131307612 gene encoding uncharacterized protein LOC131307612: MTEQVASTLMFCDTAREVWTQAQELYSGVDNLRRTYDLHQSFFNISQGDDSFEDYYAKFRRICNELDICEPLTADIQVIRRHRERMRVTRFLSGASSTFGLVGNQILGNRDLPPLSEVFSRLRQSSSISAPTSGRSALSSAISDSSALSVSHGRGRSRDSGFSSRGRDYGVSGRGFGGRDSGFGGRGRDSGGRSFGRGRGFGGRDSGFDNRGGRTSGGVAAVAAVIQDFALIVGEQIIRWSSVIIFTAFPRLIRLLSLRILNSLLHPLPMWLFQLRSTNVFCHFRLRQDPLLLRSLRPVHPLLVLPHLLPFLGLLTQEPQII, encoded by the coding sequence ATGACGGAACAGGTTGCTAGTACGCTGATGTTCTGTGATACAGCTAGAGAGGTGTGGACACAGGCACAGGAGTTGTATTCAGGTGTCGACAATCTCCGTCGCACATATGATCTTCATCAGTCTTTCTTTAATATATCTCAGGGTGATGAttcttttgaggattattatgcTAAGTTTCGGCGCATTTGTAATGAATTGGATATATGTGAGCCACTTACTGCTGATATTCAGGTTATACGGCGCCATCGTGAACGTATGAGGGTTACACGTTTTTTATCCGGTGCATCATCCACTTTTGGCCTTGTGGGTAATCAGATTTTGGGAAATCGTGACTTACCTCCACTCAGCGAGGTATTCAGTCGTCTCCGACAGTCATCGTCTATTTCTGCACCGACTTCTGGTCGTTCTGCTTTGTCTTCCGCTATTTCTGACAGCTCTGCTTTGTCTGTCAGCCATGGTCGCGGTCGCAGTCGTGATTCTGGATTTAGTAGTCGTGGCCGCGATTATGGGGTGAGTGGTCGTGGCTTTGGCGGCCGTGATTCTGGGTTTGGAGGTCGTGGTCGTGATTCTGGAGGCCGTAGTTTTGGTCGTGGTCGTGGCTTTGGTGGCCGTGACTCTGGTTTTGATAATCGTGGGGGTCGCACATCAGGGGGGGTGGCCGCGGTCGCGGCCGTGATTCAAGATTTTGCACTCATTGTTGGGGAACAAATCATACGGTGGAGTTCTGTTATAATCTTCACGGCTTTCCCCAGGCTTATCAGGCTACTATCTCTCAGGATACTGAACAGTTTACTCCATCCTCTGCCGATGTGGCTATTTCAGCTGAGGAGTACCAAcgttttttgtcatttcaggCTGCGACAGGATCCTCTACTGCTACGCTCGCTCAGACCGGTTCATCCGTTGCTTGTGTtgcctcatcttcttcctttccTTGGGTTATTGACTCAGGAGCcacagatcatatga